DNA sequence from the Deltaproteobacteria bacterium genome:
CCGCCATTGTCATAAGTATGTATGCATCTTTCATGTTTTCCTCAAGTTCCTCCAATGTTTCACCTTGAGTCATTATTTCAGGGTGTTCAATAAGTTTACCAACCCAAAACTTCTCACCTTTCCAA
Encoded proteins:
- a CDS encoding type II toxin-antitoxin system HicB family antitoxin, whose protein sequence is MQTKLKMLYWKGEKFWVGKLIEHPEIMTQGETLEELEENMKDAYILMTMADVPENHKVKELTLNV